The following proteins come from a genomic window of Candidatus Blochmanniella vafra str. BVAF:
- a CDS encoding succinate dehydrogenase iron-sulfur subunit: MKIKFSIYRFCPELNKVPYMQEFQINLINIYRMTLLDALIQLKEHDPTLTFRRSCREGVCGSDGMNINGTNNLACITSLTELINRNPQKKIIIRPLPGFPVIRDLVVDMSQFYLQYQKINPYLINKDINKPSHEYLQSPEDRAKLDGSYECILCACCSSSCPSFWWNSDKFIGPAGLLTLYRFLVDTRDTHSKERLKELQDSFSVFRCHNIMNCVSVCPKKLNPAQAIGKIKRMLVKNIIK, translated from the coding sequence ATGAAAATAAAATTTTCAATTTATCGGTTTTGTCCTGAACTTAATAAAGTTCCTTATATGCAAGAATTTCAAATTAATCTTATAAATATATATAGAATGACACTGCTAGATGCTTTAATTCAATTAAAAGAACATGATCCTACTTTAACATTTCGGAGATCTTGCCGAGAAGGGGTATGCGGATCAGACGGAATGAATATAAATGGTACAAATAACCTTGCGTGTATTACATCATTGACGGAGTTAATCAATAGGAATCCACAAAAAAAGATTATTATTAGACCATTACCTGGGTTTCCAGTAATTCGAGATTTAGTAGTAGATATGAGTCAATTTTACTTACAATATCAAAAAATAAATCCCTATTTAATTAATAAGGATATTAATAAACCATCTCATGAATATTTGCAATCTCCAGAAGATAGAGCTAAATTAGATGGGTCTTATGAATGTATATTGTGCGCATGTTGTTCTAGTTCTTGTCCTTCGTTTTGGTGGAATTCAGATAAATTTATTGGCCCTGCTGGGTTATTAACATTATATCGGTTTTTAGTGGATACTAGGGATACTCACAGTAAAGAACGATTAAAAGAGTTACAAGATTCTTTTAGTGTTTTTAGATGTCATAATATTATGAATTGCGTTAGTGTATGCCCAAAAAAATTAAACCCAGCTCAAGCTATAGGCAAAATTAAAAGAATGTTAGTTAAAAACATTATTAAATAA